In Aedes albopictus strain Foshan chromosome 3, AalbF5, whole genome shotgun sequence, the following are encoded in one genomic region:
- the LOC115268026 gene encoding uncharacterized protein LOC115268026, with amino-acid sequence MDILHLSDDELDFEIKLRKQDPSSCRTRREKTGKLRTIIEVERSTMEVPDTADHVLNQAEHIDYCQKQLRNINIRLTKALEQESSTELAVCRSKLLHYRGRVAMITDKDLEVYVRKLESYTDEALQRITHFFNSVTLLSPPPTTKAPGDVPILPEVEELAKQLQQSNLQSSLNDLRHKTAHKSLFGNSPGGEHLQLPRIPRESSRHDQQIFGGQTPAFPRMNPSPVLQHQTGAQAQQPANHEPIDVRDEVIRYLLQGRGDPARNSVNHMPQRFRSTQPIHKWPFSYAGEANIMQLAVFLNRVKTYADTEEVDEISLLRGVKHLLRGRALEWYIRSYHNWPTWEHFKKDIKKEFLPLAYSQHMKRDLYWRLQGPEESFLAYYRDILALFEVVEPPLSDHDRFYIMKSNLNPEFAAIASASRAGSVDELIGVCKDYDEARRYSHRSRSSQTQRPFNTPQGTNNAPQRVMRPATAGYSWNRPPPARQQQVNVLEGEEVDFPEHAEQAVSALQTENLDNEISAGSGSATQEINALRSNIWQPRPTAQSTRPAQPPNITCWQCEQQGHTFPNCQNPKTYIFCYYCGKKGTISRNCPDCITRLAQAVPQATTAPGNACPGFLQ; translated from the coding sequence ATGGATATTCTACACCTTTCGGATGACGAATTGGACTTCGAGATCAAGCTCAGGAAGCAGGACCCCAGCAGTTGCAGAACAAGAAGGGAGAAAACTGGAAAGTTGCGTACGATCATCGAGGTGGAGCGATCAACGATGGAGGTTCCAGACACAGCGGATCATGTTCTCAATCAAGCAGAACATATCGACTACTGTCAAAAGCAGCTACGAAACATCAATATCCGCTTGACGAAGGCACTAGAACAGGAAAGTTCGACGGAGTTGGCCGTATGCAGAAGCAAGTTGTTACACTACAGAGGTAGGGTAGCAATGATCACAGACAAGGATTTGGAAGTGTATGTGCGAAAACTGGAAAGTTATACGGATGAAGCGCTCCAGAGAATCACACACTTCTTCAACAGTGTCACTCTATTAAGCCCACCACCAACAACAAAGGCTCCAGGGGATGTCCCAATCCTACCGGAGGTGGAAGAGCTGGCGAAGCAACTACAACAATCGAATCTACAATCAAGCCTCAACGATCTGCGTCACAAAACAGCCCACAAATCGCTCTTTGGGAATTCACCGGGCGGTGAACACCTCCAGCTGCCCCGAATTCCACGTGAAAGTTCCAGACACGATCAGCAGATCTTCGGAGGACAAACGCCAGCATTTCCCAGGATGAATCCATCACCTGTGCTTCAACACCAAACCGGTGCGCAAGCGCAGCAGCCAGCGAATCATGAACCGATCGACGTCCGAGACGAAGTAATACGGTACCTGCTACAGGGACGAGGAGATCCAGCTCGTAACTCCGTCAACCATATGCCGCAACGCTTCCGCTCCACGCAACCCATACACAAATGGCCGTTCTCATACGCGGGGGAGGCCAACATAATGCAGTTAGCGGTTTTCTTGAATCGGGTTAAAACCTACGCGGATACGGAGGAAGTAGACGAGATATCACTACTACGTGGAGTTAAACATCTACTAAGAGGACGAGCGTTGGAATGGTACATCCGCTCATACCACAACTGGCCAACCTGGGAGCACTTTAAGAAAGACATCAAAAAGGAATTCCTTCCCCTTGCGTACTCTCAGCACATGAAGCGTGACCTGTACTGGCGCCTACAAGGCCCGGAAGAATCGTTCCTGGCGTACTATCGGGACATTCTCGCGCTTTTTGAAGTGGTTGAACCACCGCTTTCAGATCACGACCGGTTCTACATTATGAAATCCAACCTGAATCCAGAGTTTGCAGCTATTGCGTCGGCATCGCGAGCGGGTTCGGTAGACGAGTTGATCGGCGTCTGCAAGGACTACGATGAAGCTCGAAGATACTCTCATCGTAGCCGATCATCACAAACTCAGAGGCCGTTCAACACACCCCAAGGAACCAACAACGCTCCCCAAAGGGTAATGAGGCCGGCGACAGCAGGGTATTCATGGAATCGTCCACCACCAGCTCGTCAACAACAGGTAAATGTGCTGGAAGGAGAAGAAGTTGACTTTCCAGAACACGCGGAACAGGCAGTTTCTGCCCTACAAACCGAGAACCTCGACAACGAAATTTCAGCCGGTTCGGGGTCAGCGACACAAGAAATCAATGCCCTGAGAAGCAATATATGGCAACCGAGACCGACTGCGCAATCTACCAGACCAGCACAGCCCCCAAACATTACCTGCTGGCAGTGTGAGCAACAGGGTCACACGTTTCCGAATTGCCAAAACCCTAAAACCTACATATTCTGCTACTACTGTGGCAAGAAGGGTACAATTTCGCGTAACTGCCCAGATTGCATCACCAGATTAGCGCAAGCTGTTCCACAAGCAACTACTGCTCCGGGAAACGCATGTCCGGGGTTTCTTCAATGA